The nucleotide window GCGCAAAAGCTCGACAAGCTCGGCATGCGCGGCAGCCACACCGGCGAGATGGTGTTCAACAACGTCGAAGTACCCGCCGACCATATTCTGGGTGGCCTGAACATGGGCGCCAAGGTGCTGATGAGCGGCCTGGACTACGAGCGCGCCGTGCTGGCCGGCGGCCCCATCGGCATCATGCAGGCCGTGATGGACAACGTGATCCCCTACATCCACGACCGCAAGCAGTTCGGCCAGAGCATTGGCGAATTCCAGCTGGTGCAGGGCAAGGTGGCCGACATGTACACCGTGCTGCAGGCCGGTCGCGCGTTTCTGTACACCATCGGCAAGAACCTGGATGCGCTGGGCAGCGCGCACGTGCGTCAGGTGCGCAAGGACTGCGCCAGCGTCATCCTTTGGACGGCCGAGATGGCGACCAAGATGGCGGGCGACGGCATCCAGCTGTTCGGCGGTAACGGCTACATCAACGAATACCCGCTGGGGCGTCTGTGGCGCGATGCCAAGCTGTATGAGATCGGCGCTGGCACCAGCGAGATCCGGCGCATGCTGATCGGGCGGGAGCTGTTTGCGGAGACGATGTGACGCCTGCCGGCGCGTGCACTCAAAGCGTCGTTGATGTACATTCAATACATCATGAAACCTGTCTTGTCCCCTGCTCACACTGAAGCTGCGGTGCGCACGCAGATTTATCTGTCGGCTTCGCAACAGCGACGGCTGGATCAGCTGGCGCGTCGCTCGGCGCAAAGCAAAAGCAGCCTGATTCGGGCCGCCATCGATCGCATGCTCGAGGCCGAGGAGCAGGCTGCCGCAGGCACACGGGCGCGCAAGCAGCGCCTGCTGGGTCTTGCCGGTGCGTGGGCGAACAAACCCGCCGACGAGTTGCTCGATGTTCGCGCGCTGCGCGATGGCTGGTCTCAGCGGTCGGCAATCTGAAAAACAGCTTGTCATGGCGCAACGCGTGCTGGTGGATACCGATGTGCTGATCGATCACCTGCGTGGTGTGGAGCAGGCCACACAGGCGCTGCTGGTGCATGATCGGCTGGCCATCAGCGTGATTACGCTGGCCGAGTTGCTGGCAGGCGCCAAGGGCGCACGCGAGCAGGCCGACATCGATGCGTTGGCGGCCGATTGCGAGGTCTTGCCTGTCGATGAACCGACGGCGCGAGTGGCCGGAATCTTGCGCAAGCGTTATGGCCCCTCGCACGGCGTGCAATTGCCCGACGCCTTGATTGCCGCGGCGGCGCAGACGCATCAATTGCCCCTGTTGACATTGAATAGCAAGCATTACCCCATGTTGCCCGGGCTGCGTCCCGCCTACCGAAAATCAAGCGGCGCGTAACGCCATCGGCGCGCGGAACCGATACGCTTGCTACCATGCCCTCTACCCTGCAGCACCTGATCGACGCCAACCGCGCCTGGGCCGAGCGCGTGGAGCGCGAGCAGCCCGGCTTCTTCAAGGCGCTGGCGCAGCAGCAGACGCCCAAGTACCTGTGGGTCGGCTGTTCCGACAGCCGCGTGCCGGCCAATCAGGTCATCGGCCTGGCGCCGGGCGAGGTGTTCGTGCACCGCAACGTGGCCAATGTGGTGGTGCATTCCGACCTGAACGCGCTGTCGGTGATCCAGTTCGCCGTGGATGTGCTGAAGGTCGAGCACATCATGGTGGTTGGCCACTACGGCTGCGGCGGCGTGCTGGCGGTGCTGCGCGAGCAGCGCGTGGGCCTGGCCGACAACTGGCTGCGCCACGTGCACGACGTGAAGATGCGCCACCGCGGCCGCCTCATGCACCTGTGCGCGCACGAGCAGGAAGACACCCTGTGCGAGATGAACGTCATCGAGCAGGTGGGCAACGTGGCGCAATCCAACGTGGTGCAGGATGCCTGGTCGCGCGGCCAGCCGCTGGCGGTGCATGGCTGGTGCTATGGCCTGAAGGACGGGCACGTCAAGGACCTGGGCGTGACCATGACCAAGCCCGACGAGGTGGTGGACGTGTTCCGCACCGCCATCAAACGCTACCCGCGCTCGCCCGACGCCAAGCCGGGCTCCAGCGACTTTCCCGTGTAGCGCCATGCTGCCGCGCCCGCTCGATTCACCGCTGGCGCGCGACGTGGCGCAGGCCATGATCGACGGCTTCAACCGCCACTACCGGCTTTTCCGCACCGAGAGCGCGCGCGCCAAGCACCGTTTTGAAACCTGCGACTGGCACGGCCAGCAGCGCGCGCAGCGCGAGCGCATCGAGTTCTACGACCTGCGCGTGCGCGAATGCCAGAAGCGCCTGGAGCGCGAATTCGAGGCGCACAAGCAGCCCATGGACGTGTGGCAGCAGGTCAAGCTGCACTACATCGGCATGCTGGTGGCGCACCCGCAGCCCGAACTGGCCGAAACTTTCTTCAACTCGGTCAGCACGCGCATCCTGCACCGCAGCTACTTCCACAACGATTTCATCTTTGTGCGTCCGGCCATCAGCACGGAATACCTGGAAACCGACGACCCCCGGGCCAAGACGACGTATCAGGCCTTCTATCCCCAGCCCGGCGCGCTGTCCGACACGGTGCACGCGGTGCTGCAATCGTTCGATTTGCGCTGCACGTTTGAAGACCTGGAGCGCGACTGTCATCGCGTGGCCCGCGCCATGCTGAACGAGTGGGGCGCCGACAAGCCGCGCCCCAACTTCCAGGTGCAGGTGCTGTCCAGCCTGTTCTACCGCAACAAGGGCGCCTACCTGGTCGGCAAGATCATCAACGGCTTTCGCGAACTGCCGTTTGCGCTGCCGCTGCTGCACCGCACGCCCGGCACGCTGTACGTTGACGCGGCGCTGTTCGGCGAAGAAGATCTGCTGATCCTGTTCAGCTTCTCGCGCGCCTATTTCATGGTCGACATGGAGATTCCCTCGGCCACCGTGCAGTTCCTGCGCAGCCTGATGCCGCGCAAGCCGCGCGCCGAAATCTACAACGCCCTCGGCCTGGCCAAGCAGGGCAAGAACCTGTTCTACCGCGACCTGCTGTGGCACTTGCGCCATTCAACCGACAAGTTCCGCATCGCGCCCGGCATCAAGGGCATGGTGATGCTGGTGTTCGACCTGCCCAGCTTTCCCTACGTCTTCAAGATCATCAAGGACTGGTATCCGCCGCCCAAAGACACCACGCGCGAGCAGATCCGCGGCAAGTACCAGCTCGTCAAGCAGCACGACCGGGTGGGCCGCATGGCCGACACCATGGAGTTCTCGCTGCTCGCCTTTCCGCGCGCGCGCTTCGAGGACGACCTGATCGCCGAGATTGAAAAGTTCGCCCCGAGCCAGCTCGAAATTTCAGACCGCGACGGCGACGGCCAGATCGAAGTCATCATCGCGCACGCCTACATCGAGCGGCGCATGATCCCGCTCAATCTCTATCTGCAAGAGGCCTTCGACGCCGGCCCCGATGACGCGGCGGCCAGCGCGCAACTGGAGCACGCCGTCATCGAATACGGCAACGCCATCAAGGACCTGGTGGCCGCCAACATCTTTCCCGGCGACATGCTATGGAAGAACTTCGGTGTCACGCGGCACGGCAAGGTCGTGTTCTACGACTACGACGAGATCGAATACATCACCGACTGCAACTTCCGCCGCGTGCCCGCCCCGCGCAATGAAGAAGACGAGATGAGCGGCGAAATCTGGTATTCGGTCGCCAAGCACGACGTGTTCCCCGAAACCTTCGGCCCCTTCCTGCTAGGCAACCCGCGCGTGCGCGAGGCTTTCATGCGGCACCACGCGGAATTGCTGGAGCCGGAGTTCTGGCAGCAGACCAAGGCGCGCATTCAGGGGGGCGAGGTGATCGATTTCTTTCCGTACGGAGTGCACAGACGCTTCGATGTGAACGGCGGGGTGAAAGGTGCGCCAGAGTTGCCTGATCCGTTTGCTGACATTAGCGAAGTGCCTGTCGAATCAAACGACAGTGGTGGTGCCCGCATAAACTCAGATTTAGGAGAATAGTTATATGCCTGGAGCGGTTGCCGCGAATGCGTATGAGGGAATTCGTAGCGAGGCGCTAGCTCAATACGCTTTGTCTGCATTTGGCACTGCCGCTCGAGTGCCAATGTCGGATGATTCGGGAATAGATTTTCACTGCACGCTAGGGCGATTAATAGGTAAACGACTTTTGGTCGAAAATTACTATCTCGTCCAAGTTAAAAGTAGCAAATCCAAGGTGCGCTATGATAGTGCGGATGCCGTGAAGTGGCTACTAGGACATAAGTATCCAATTTTATTTATGGTGGTCGATAAGTCAAGCTCTCAGCTGTCCATTTATAAGACGACTGAGCTTGCTACTATTCCTTGGAGAAATTTTCCAAATACCATTGAAATTGAATTTGATGGTCAGAACAATTTTGATCTGAAAAGTTTTGAGCCCATAACTAACGTAAATGTGGGATTGCCAATTCTCGACTTTAATGTTACACAATTGGCTGACAAAGAATGGCGTGCAAACGTGGTAAAAACCTTGAGATCTTGGGTCGAGCTGGATCAGGGGAATATAGATTGGCGCACAATGGGGTTTGACGCGTATCAATTTCCCTCAGCCTATGTCACCAATATGCCTGTTGGATCAAAAATTGAAATGAATGCAAGTTTTTCTACGCTTGGAAGTTCGGAGGTATCCCGGCTACCTAGCATGACCTTATTCGGTCTTGCGCATATGATCAATGTAGCGGCGGCCGAAAGTGATTTGGCTGCGCTAATGCAAATAAAGAGCTCTGCTGACCATATATTGAGGCGATACCGTTTTTCAGATAATGCCCCATACTACTATGCTTTCTGCTTCAATACTGCTTGCAGACATCTAAATATCAATATGCAAATGACGATTGATATTAGTGATGTTGGAGTGTTTTCCCCATTTGGCACTATCGAAAATTAAGGAGCTTCTCATGTCCGACCCCATCGTCATCGTTTCCGCCGCCCGCACGCCCATGGGCAGTTTTCAGGGCGACTTCACGCCCCTGGCCGCGCACGATCTGGGCGGCGCGGCGATCAAGGCCGCTGTGGAGCGCGCGGGCATCAAGCCGGAGCAGGTCACTGAAGTCATCTTCGGCAACTGCCTGATGGCCGGCCAGGGCCAGGCGCCGGCGCGACAGGCGGCGTTCAAGGGCGGGCTGCCCAAGAGCGCGGGCGCGGTCACGCTCAGCAAGATGTGCGGCTCGGGCATGCGCGCGGCGATGTTCGCGCACGACATGCTCAAGGCGGGCAGCCACGACGTGCTGGTGGCCGGCGGCATGGAGAGCATGACCAACGCGCCCTACCTGCTGCAAAAAGGCCGCGGCGGCTACCGCATGGGGCACGACAAGGTGTACGACCACATGATGCTCGACGGCCTGGAAGACGCCTACGAGGCCGGCCGCAGCATGGGCACCTTTGGCGAAGACTGCGCCGCCAAGTACGGCTTCACGCGCGAGCAGCAAGACAAGTTCGCCATGGCCAGCGTGCAGCGGGCGCAGGCAGCTATCAAATCAGGTGCATTCAAGGACGAGATCACTCCCGTCACGGTGAAAGACCGCAAGGGCGAGCGCGTGGTGGATACCGATGAAGGGCCGGGCAAGATCAACGTGGACAAAATCCCCACGCTCAAGCCCGCCTTCAAGAAAGATGGCACGGTGACGGCCGCCGCCAGCTCCAGCATCAACGACGGCGCCGCCGCCATGGTGCTGATGCGCGAGAGCACCGCCAAAGCGCTGGGCTGCAAGCCGCTGGCGCGCATCGTCAGCCACGCCACACACGCGCAGGAGCCGGAGTGGTTCAGCACCGCGCCCATCGGCGCCAGCGAGCAGGCACTTAAAAAAGCCGGCTGGAGGGTCGAAGACGTCGATCTGTGGGAAATCAACGAAGCCTTTGCCGTGGTGCCGATGGCGCTGATGCACGACTTGAAGGTGCCGCACGACAAGGTCAACGTCAACGGCGGCGCCTGCGCGCTGGGCCACCCGATTGGCGCCAGCGGCGCGCGCATCATGGTCACGCTGATCCATGCGTTGAAGGCGCGCGGGTTGAAGAAAGGCCTGGCCACGCTGTGCATCGGCGGTGGCGAGGCGACGGCGGTGGCGCTGGAGTTGGTATGAAAATGATAGCTTCTTGCGCTTGCCCATCAAGCGCAAGCGGCCGATTTGATTCATGAATTCGTGAGAGTGCCGACATGATCGAAACCGCTGACGCGCTGCGCCGCCTGTATCCGCAGGCCTCGCCACGCTCGCGCGCCAAGCAGCTGGACCGGCTGGACGACACCATGCGCCGCTTCATCGCGCACGCGCCGTTGTGCGTCATCGCCAGCGCGGGCGCGGCGGGCCATGGGCTCGATTCGTCGCCGCGCGGCGGCCGAGCAGGCTTCGTGCAAGTGGCTGACGACCACACGCTGCTGATCCCCGACGTGACGGGCAACAACCGGCTCGACACGCTGGAGAACCTGCTGGTCGATCCGCGCATTGGCCTGCTGTTTGTGATCCCCGGTGTCGATGAGGTGCTGCGCGCCAACGGCACGGCGCGCCTGCGCGACGAGCCCGAGTTCACGCAACGCTTCGCCCACGCCGGCGCTCCCAAGCTGCCGCGCCTGGTGATCGAAGTCGCCGTGCGCGAGGCCTATCTGCACTGCCCCAAGGCGCTGCTGCGTTCGCAGGTCTGGTCGCCCGAGGCGCGCGTGGCGCCCGGCACCTTCCCATCGATGAACGCCATGCTGCTGGCACAGTTGGGGCCGCAGGTGGTGACCGAGACCGACGCCCAGGCGCTGGACCGCTACCGCGCACAGCTGGCCGACGAGGGGCTGGCGCATCTGGTGCGCTGATGGCGGCGGCACATCCCCCAAAGCGCCGCCATCCACGCGCCGTCGCGCGCTACATTGGACATCATTGATTCATCTATCCGTACAAGGCCGATCATGAAAAATCTGTTCTCATCTCTCGCACTGGTGACGCTGTTGAGCGGTTGCGCGTCGGTGAACATGGCGAGCAAGGAGGCGTCCGACGCGGCCAAGACCTTCAAGACGCCGCCGCGCGATCAGTCGGCGCTCTATGTCTACCGCGACAGCGCGTTCGGACGTGCGCTGACCAAGGACATCTTCGTCAACGATGAATGCCTGGGCAAATCGGCGCCAGACGTGTTTTTCTACAAGGCGCTGAAGCCTAACCAGAAGTACAAGATTTCGAGCGAGTCGGAGTTTTCGCCCAACGATTTGATGCTGACGGCCGAGCCCGGCAAGAACCACTTCGTGCGTCAATACATCACGCTCGGGTTGTTTGTTGGTGGGGCCAGCCTGGAAGTGGTGCCAGAGGAAACCGGCAAGGCAGCGATCGCCAAACTGAGCATGGCCGAGCCCGGCAAGTGCGGGCGCTGAGCGGCTGGAACTTTCACCACCGTGGCTACGCTCCTGATCATCGGCGCCTCACGCGGCATCGGCTGGGAACTGGCGCGGCAATCGGTGGCGGCGGGCGACCGCGTGATCGCCACCGCGCGCGACGCTGCGGGCCTGGCGGCGCTGCGTGATCTGGGTTGCCAGGCGCTGCAACTCGACGTGGCCGATGCGGCCAGCGTCAGCGGCCTGGCATGGCAACTGGATGGCGAAAAGATCGACACCGCCTGGCACGTCGCCGGCGTGATGTGCAACCGCGCCGACGCCACGCAGCCGCCCACGCAGGCCGACTTTGACCGCGTGATGCACACCAACGTGCTGGGCGCGATGCAGGTCATCACGCAAGTGGCGCCGCTGGTGCAGGCGGCCGGCGGGCGCTTTGCGTTTCTCTCCAGCGCCATGGGGCAGATCGGCACCGTCAGCGGCTCTGGCGCGTGGTTGTACCGCGTCAGCAAGGCCGCGCTGAACATGGCGGTGGCGGCGGCACGGCACAGCTATCCGGGCGTGATCTTCACCGTTTTTCATCCAGGTTGGGTGCGGACCGACATGGGCGGCGCGGGCGCGCCGGTCACCCCAGAGCAAAGCGCTGCTGGGCTGCGCGCCACGCTGGCCGCCGCCACGGCAGCCGACAACGGCGCCTTTATGCAATTTGACGGCAGCCGCCTGAACGGATGGTGAGCGCATTGCATGGCTGCCGCTGCCCGCGTTGAACTTCGGCCCGTGCCCGAGGCGGCGCGGCCAGCCTTGCCCGCCGCCACCTTTGCCGACGCCTACGCGCGCGAAGACGCACCCGCAGCCATCACCGCGCACGCCGCCGCCATGGCCGTGCTCGGCGGGCCACCGCCGGCATTGTTTGCGGCGCTGATGAAGCTGCGCCATCGCATCGTCCAGCCGTTGGGGCTGAAGACGGACGAGTTGCTGAGCGCGGCAAAGGTGGGCGCCCATTCGGTGGCGCGCATCGGTCCGTTCCCCGTGCTTCAGAAATCACCCACCCGGGTCGTGCTGGGCCTGAACGACAAGCATCTCGACTTTCGCATCGTCGTGCTGGCCGAACCATTGGGCGCTGCCAGCCGCGTCACGGTCAGCACATTGGTGCTTGAACACAACGCGCTGGGCCGTGCCTACATGGCGATGGTCAAACCGTTTCACCGCTGGATTTCGCGCCACGTGCTGGCACGAGCGGATTTTTTCAAACACTCCAACTAAACACCCAAGGAGGCTCTCATGCTGCTGACCCAAGACCAGGAAATGATCCGCGACGCCGTGCGCACGTTTGCGCAAGAGCAACTGTGGCCACACGCCGCCAAGTGGGACAAGGAACACAGTTTCCCCGAAGACGCGCACCGCGGCCTGGCCGAACTGGGCGCCTACGGCATTTGCGTGCCCGAGGAGTACGGCGGCGCCGGGCTCGATTACGTCACGCTGGCGCTGGTGCTGGAGGAAATCGCCGCGGGCGACGGCGGCACCAGCACGCCGATCAGCGTCACCAACTGCCCCTACAACGCCATCTTGATGCGCTACGGCACCGAGGCGCAAAAGCAGAAATGGCTGGCCCCGGCCGCGCGCGGCGAGATGCTGGGCGCCTTTGCGCTGACCGAGCCGCACGTGGGCAGCGATGCGTCCAGCCTGCGCACCACGGCGGTGAAGCAAGGCGGTGAATGGGTGCTCAATGGCGTCAAGCAGTTCATCACCAGCGGCAAGAACGGCCACGCGGCGGTGGTCATCGCCGTCACCGACAAGGCCGCGGGCAAGCGCGGCCTGTCGGCCTTCATCGTGCCCACGCACCGCCTGGGCAACAGCGGCTGGGTGGTGGCGCGCATCGAGGACAAGCTGGGTCAGCACAGCAGCGACACCGCGCAGATCAACCTGGAGGATTGCCGCGTGCCGGCCGAAAACCTGATCGGCGAAGAGGGCGAGGGCTACAAGATCGCCCTGAGTGCGTTGGAGGGCGGCCGCATCGGCATTGCCGCGCAAAGCGTGGGCATGGCGCGCAGCGCGCTGGAAGTCGCCATCCAGTACGCCAAGGAGCGCGAGGCCTTTGGCACCGCCATCTTCAATCACCAGGCGGTGGGCTTCCGGTTGGCGGATTGCGCGACAAGATTGGAGGCCGCGCGTCAGCTGATCTGGCACGCCGCCGCCTTGCGCGACGCCGGCCGGCCCTGCCTGAAGGAAGCCGCCATGGCCAAGCTGTTCGCCACCGAAACCGCCGAGGCCGTGTGCAGCGCCGCCATCCAGACGCTGGGCGGCTACGGCTACGTCAACGACTTTCCGCTCGAGCGCATCTACCGCGACGTGCGCGTGTGCCAGATCTACGAAGGCACCAGCGACGTGCAAAAAATCATCATCACGCGGGCGCTGTAAACGTCGCGCACATCGACGGTGGCTTCACCGAATGGGCCGAACAGGGCGCGCCGACCGAGACCTGAGAAGCGCACCGCGCGCGGCGGCAGCAGTAGCGCCAGCTTCGCCGCTCACCCAATTGTCTAAGCAAAAATAGCTTGTATTCCGCGACAGTCAAGCGCGAGCAGCTACAATTTTAGAAGCAACCAAGAATCCTTCAGCTTTCCACATCCGACTCGCGCCACGAATCCCGGTTGCGCAGCACCACGGTGATTTGGCCGTTGGTCTCGATGGTGGCACGCTCCACCTCATGCGTGTGCAGGCAGCCGGCGGCGCGCAACGCGGCCTGCACGTCGTCGGTGGTCAGGCGCTCGTCGCGCATGATGTCGGCCTTGAGTTCGCCGCTTTGAATCAACACCTGCGGCTTGCCGTCGATCCAGCGCGCCAGGCGCCGGTAACGCCAGGTCAGGCGCGCCATGCACACGTGGCAGATGATCAGCGTCAGCGCCGACACCAAGCCCCCCATCAGCGAGTTGTCGCCCGCGTTCATGCTGTTTTGCACCGCATTGCTCAGAATCAGCAACAGGATCAGATCGAACGGGTCGTACTGCCCGATCTGGCGCCGCCCGGTCAGCCGCAGGAAAACCAGCAGGAACGCATACACCACCACGCCGCGCACGACGAACTCCCACCACGGCACGCTCATGTTGAACATGGTTCAGACTCCGCTTTTTTGGATTGCAACGCGCCCATCTTGCCCCAAGCCATGAAACCCGCCGATGCCGGCGCCTGCCCCTGTGGCCGACTCGATGCGAAGCGGCGCCCGCTCAACTGGAACGCTTGCTGCGGCCGCTATGTCGATCACTTCAGCAGCGCGCCCGCGCCCGATGCCGAAAGCCTGATGCGCTCGCGCTACAGCGCCTTCGTGCGCGAACGGGCCGGCTACCTGCTGGCCACCTGGGCGCCCAGCCATCGCCCGGTGGCGCTGGATTTTGAACCAGGCTGCCAATGGTTGGGTCTGGACGTGCGCGCGCATCGGATGCTGGACGGCACACACGCCGAGGTCGAGTTCATCGCCCGCTCGCGACTGCGCGGCCGCGCCACGCGGCTGCATGAGCGCAGCCGCTTCGTGCGCGCGCATGACGCCGATGGCACGGCGCGCTGGTTTTACGTCGATGGCGAAATTTTTGAGTAATTTAGCCTGTAGCCCCTATCCATCAAGCGCGAGCAGCTATGGAATTTAAAGCAATTTTGTTCGACTGCGACGGTGTTCTGGTCGACAGCGAACCGATCACCCACGGCGTGTTGCGCGATCTGCTGGCCGAAAGCGGCTGGGACATGCCGCTCACCGAATGCATGCGGCACTTCATCGGCCGCACCGTGCGCAGCCAGGCCGCCCTGATCGAATCGCACACCGGCCAGCCGCTGACGGACGCGTGGATGGCCACCTTCTACGCCCGGCGCGACGCGCAATTGCACGCGCGCTTGCAGCCGATCGAAGGCGTGCTGGACGCCGTGCGCGCGGCCCATGCGCTGACGGGCGGGCGCATCGCCTGCGCTTCTGGCGCCGACCGCGGCAAGCTGGTGCTGCAGCTCGGCAAGACCGGCCTGGCCGGCTGGTTCGGCCCGCACGTCTTCAGCGGCCACGAACTGCCGCGCACCAAGCCTTTCCCAGACGTGTACCTGGCCGCCGCCGCGGCGCTGGGCGCCGCGCCCGAGCACTGCCTGGTGATCGAGGACACGCCCACCGGCATTCAGGCCGGTGTGGCCGCCGGCGCCACCGTGTGGGCGTACTGCCCGCAAGCCGAACAAGCCGGCGCCCTGCGCGCGGCCGGCGCGCACGACGTGTTCACCGCCATGGGCGAATTGCCCGCGCGCTGGGCTGCAGCGCCTGAGGGCTAAGCCAGCCCCGCCCAACGCAGCGCCCCGCCGCCCAGCGCGCACAGCACGATCACGCGGATCACGCCCCACCGCAGCCGCGCCAGGGCCCACGCGGCGGCCGCCACCAGCGCCAGCGCCGCCCAATCGGGTTTGGAATCAAATCCAGCTGCAGCGCCCGCCGGAAAAGCGACATGCGCTATGAAAAACAAAGCCAAACTGCCGATCACGCCAACCACCGCCGCCGTGATCGCCGCCAGCGGCGCCGTCAAGGCGAGCTTGCCGCGCGTCGACTCCACCAGCGGCCCGCCGGCCAGGATGAACACGAACGAGGGCAGAAAGGTGAACCACGTCGCCACCAAGGCGCCCACCGCGCCCCAGCCCAGCGCCCACGCGGCGCAGCCACTGGCGCCGCCGCAAGCGCGCACCACCTCGGCGGTGGCGCCGAGCTGGCCGACGAAGGCGACGATCATGATCAGCGGGCCTGGCGTGGTTTCGCCCAACGCCAGGCCGTCCATCATCTGCGCCGCCGTCAGCCATTGGTGCTGCTGCACCGCCGCCTGGTTCACGTACGGCAGCACCGCGTAGGCGCCGCCAAAGGTGATGAGCGCGGCCTTGCTGAAAAACCAGCCCATCTGCGTCAGCGTCGCCTGCCAGCCCTGCCAGGCGATGAGCGCGCCCATCGACAGCACCCACAGCAACGCGCCCACGCCCAGCACACGGGCCAGGCCGCGGCGCGAGAAGCACGCGTGCGGCGGCGGGGGCGCGTGGTCGTCGATCACCGTCGCGCGCGCCGTCGTGGGCGTGGCGGCGGCCGCCACGAGCACCACCACCTGAGCCGGCGCCACGCGCGCGGCCAGCCAGCCAATCGCGCCGGCGCCCAGCACCACCACCGGAAACGGCCACTTCAGCCACGCCAGCGCGGCCAAGCTGCCACACGCCAGCGCCCACGCCAGCGGCGTCTTCAAAGTCTTGCCGCCCAGCCGCCACATGGCGTGCAGCACGATCGCCGCCACCGCCGCCTTGATACCGTAAAACAGCGCCGCCACCCACGGCAACTGCCCCCACGCCAGGTAAGCGGCGGACAGCGCGATAAGCAGCAGCAGCGACGGCAGCACGAACAGCGCCCCCGCCGCGATGCCGCCGCGCGTGCCGTGCAGCAGCCAGCCGATGTAGGTGGCCAGCTGCTGCGCCTCTGGTCCCGGCAGCACCATGCAGTAATTGAGCGCGTG belongs to Ottowia testudinis and includes:
- a CDS encoding acyl-CoA dehydrogenase family protein; the encoded protein is MLLTQDQEMIRDAVRTFAQEQLWPHAAKWDKEHSFPEDAHRGLAELGAYGICVPEEYGGAGLDYVTLALVLEEIAAGDGGTSTPISVTNCPYNAILMRYGTEAQKQKWLAPAARGEMLGAFALTEPHVGSDASSLRTTAVKQGGEWVLNGVKQFITSGKNGHAAVVIAVTDKAAGKRGLSAFIVPTHRLGNSGWVVARIEDKLGQHSSDTAQINLEDCRVPAENLIGEEGEGYKIALSALEGGRIGIAAQSVGMARSALEVAIQYAKEREAFGTAIFNHQAVGFRLADCATRLEAARQLIWHAAALRDAGRPCLKEAAMAKLFATETAEAVCSAAIQTLGGYGYVNDFPLERIYRDVRVCQIYEGTSDVQKIIITRAL
- a CDS encoding DUF421 domain-containing protein, with the translated sequence MFNMSVPWWEFVVRGVVVYAFLLVFLRLTGRRQIGQYDPFDLILLLILSNAVQNSMNAGDNSLMGGLVSALTLIICHVCMARLTWRYRRLARWIDGKPQVLIQSGELKADIMRDERLTTDDVQAALRAAGCLHTHEVERATIETNGQITVVLRNRDSWRESDVES
- a CDS encoding YchJ family protein yields the protein MKPADAGACPCGRLDAKRRPLNWNACCGRYVDHFSSAPAPDAESLMRSRYSAFVRERAGYLLATWAPSHRPVALDFEPGCQWLGLDVRAHRMLDGTHAEVEFIARSRLRGRATRLHERSRFVRAHDADGTARWFYVDGEIFE
- a CDS encoding HAD family hydrolase, whose translation is MEFKAILFDCDGVLVDSEPITHGVLRDLLAESGWDMPLTECMRHFIGRTVRSQAALIESHTGQPLTDAWMATFYARRDAQLHARLQPIEGVLDAVRAAHALTGGRIACASGADRGKLVLQLGKTGLAGWFGPHVFSGHELPRTKPFPDVYLAAAAALGAAPEHCLVIEDTPTGIQAGVAAGATVWAYCPQAEQAGALRAAGAHDVFTAMGELPARWAAAPEG
- the chrA gene encoding chromate efflux transporter; this encodes MFRNLCGGVANRPPTHAPPAVPFGAALRFWLKLGCISFGGPAGQIAIMHRELVEQRRWISEPRFLHALNYCMVLPGPEAQQLATYIGWLLHGTRGGIAAGALFVLPSLLLLIALSAAYLAWGQLPWVAALFYGIKAAVAAIVLHAMWRLGGKTLKTPLAWALACGSLAALAWLKWPFPVVVLGAGAIGWLAARVAPAQVVVLVAAAATPTTARATVIDDHAPPPPHACFSRRGLARVLGVGALLWVLSMGALIAWQGWQATLTQMGWFFSKAALITFGGAYAVLPYVNQAAVQQHQWLTAAQMMDGLALGETTPGPLIMIVAFVGQLGATAEVVRACGGASGCAAWALGWGAVGALVATWFTFLPSFVFILAGGPLVESTRGKLALTAPLAAITAAVVGVIGSLALFFIAHVAFPAGAAAGFDSKPDWAALALVAAAAWALARLRWGVIRVIVLCALGGGALRWAGLA